One Phaseolus vulgaris cultivar G19833 chromosome 2, P. vulgaris v2.0, whole genome shotgun sequence DNA window includes the following coding sequences:
- the LOC137809247 gene encoding uncharacterized mitochondrial protein AtMg00810-like — translation MDKCKAINTLISTSCQLDQDHAGKSVDQSKYRGLIGSLLYLTASRRAIMFVVCLCAEYQYDPKESHYNAAKRILKYLQGTKDVELWYLNNVSLNLTGFSNSDFAGRKIDRKSTSGTFHMLGSSLIF, via the coding sequence ATGGAcaaatgcaaagcaatcaacactcTAATCTCTACAAGCTGTCAACTGGATCAGGATcatgcaggaaaatcagtggatcaatcaaaatacaggggtttaattggttctttactatacttaactgctagcaggcgtgctattatgtttgttgtatgCCTATGTGCCGAATATCAAtatgatccaaaggaatcacactacaatgcagctaAGAGAATCCTGAAATacttgcaaggaactaaagatgTTGAACTATGGTATCTAAACAATGTTTCTTTGAATTTAACTGGTTTTTcaaattcagattttgcaggtcgCAAGAttgataggaaaagcacaagtggaactttccacatgcttggatcaagtctaatttTTTGA